Genomic segment of Sphingopyxis sp. QXT-31:
ATATTGCGGCAAACGGGCCTAAGAAGCGCCGCGCCGGTGAAGCGGCGCGGTCGCGTTTCTCCCCCCTTGTCAGGGGTGATTTAATTGGGTAATACACCGTTGAACAGGCCGAGGGTCCGGGGCGCTTGGGCGCTGCGCGGAACCGAGGGCGTGCGGCATGGGATGGCCGGCGGCGGGACAGAGGAAATAGACGTGAACTACGAGCGGAAAGTGGACGCGATGGACAGTCTGGCGGGGTATCATGACGAGAGCGACAACCGGCGTCGCCGAACCCGGCTGATCATCGCGGTAGTGCTGATCGTCGTGGCGCTGGCCGCGGCCTGGTTCGCCTTTTCGTCGGGCAAGGGCGATGGTGCAGCGACCGCCGGCGGCGCCCCGGGGGCTGCGGGCAAGGGCGGCGACAGCGTCCCGAACATCACCGTCGTCATCCCCGGCCGCCAGTCCGTGCAGGCGACGATTTCGGCCAATGGCACGATCGCCGCGCGGCGCGAGATGCCGATCGGCATCGCCGGCGAGGGCGGTCAGGTCGTGCGCGTGCTGGTCGAACCCGGCCAGTGGGTCGGCGCCGGCCAGACGCTCGCGGTGATCGACCGCGCGGTCCAGACGCAGCAGGCGTCGGCGCTCGCCGCGTCGATCCGCGTCGCGCAGGCGGACGCCAGCCTGGCGCAGGCCGAGCTCGAACGCGCCGAGGCGCTGGTGTCGCGCGGCTTCATTTCCAAGGCCGACATGGACCGCAAGCGCGCCACGCGCGACGCCGCGAACGCGCGCGTCCGCGTCGCGCAGGCGCAATATGCCGAGGCGCAGGCGCGCAACACCCGGCTCAACATCGTAGCGCCCGCCGCGGGACTGGTGCTGACGCGCCAGGTCGAACCGGGCCAGGTCGTCGGCGCGGGCAGCGGCGTGCTGTTCCGCATGGCGCGCGGCGGCGAGATGGAGATGATGGCGCAGATGGCCGAAGCCGACCTGCAACGCGTCCCTGTCGGAACGCGCGCAACGGTTACACCCGTGGGCACCGACCTCAACATCGCGGGTCAGGTGTGGCAGGTCGCGCCGGTGATCAACGCCGACACGCGCCAGGGCATGGTCCGCATCGCGATCCCCTACAGCAGCGCGTTGCGCCCCGGCGGCTTCGCCGACGCGCGGCTGATCGCAGGGTCGACCGAAGCGCCGCTGCTGCCCGAGAGCGCAGTGCAGAGCGGTCCCGAGGGCAATTTCGTGCTGGTCGTCGGCAAGGACAACAAGATCGAGCGCAAGCCGGTGAAGGTCGGCGCGGTCAGCGATGACGGCGTGTCGATCGCATCGGGGCTGACGGGCAACGAGCGCGTCGTGGTGCTCGCCGGCGCGTTCCTGAATGTCGGCGACACCGTGAAGCCCGTGCTGCAGAAATCGTCGCAATAAGAGCCACCCGGCAGGCACCCCGCACAAAGGCGTTTGAGTCATGAGTTTCCGCAACATTTCCGCCTGGTGCATCCGCAATCCGGTGCCGCCGATCGTGATGTTCATCCTGCTGTTGCTGGCGGGTCTCGTCAGCTTCAATCGGATGGACGTCAACGACAATCCCGACGTCGAATTCCCCGCGGTGCAGGTCGTCGTCGTGCAGCCCGGCGCCGCGCCGACCGAGCTGGAGACGCAGGTCACCCAGCGCGTCGAGGCCGCGATACGCGGCGTCAGCGGGGTCGACGAAATGTCCTCCTATGTCAGCGAGGGCAACAGCCGCACCTTCGTGCAATTCGCGATCGGCACGCCGATCGACCGCGCCTATAACGACGTCAACCAGGCGGTGCAGCAGATCCGCAGCGACTTGCCCGACGGCATCCTCGAACCGCAGGTCGTGCGCGTCGACATCGCCGGCGGCCCGATCACCTTTTTCGCGGTCCAGGCGACCGACATGACGCTGGAGCAGCTGTCGTGGTTCGTCGACAACACGGTGGCGAAGGAACTGCTCTCGATCCCCGGCATGAGCCAGGTGCGCCGCTCGGGCGGCGTCGACCGCGAGATCCGCGTCATCCTCGATCCCGCGCGCATGCAAAGCTATGGCATCACCGCCAGCCAGATCAACCAGCAGCTGCGCCAGATCAACGTCAACGCCGCGGGCGGGCGCACCGAGATCGCGGGCAGCGAACAGGCGGTGCGCGTGCTCGGTAACGCGGGCAGCGCCTATCAACTGGGCGATTACCAACTGTCGCTGGGCAGCGGCAGGACAATCCGGCTGAGCGACGTGGCGAAGGTCACCGACGGCTATGCCGAACAGCGCAACCTGGCGAAGATCGAGGGCAAGCAGGTGCTCAGCTTCTCGATCGAAAAGGCAAAGGGCGCCTCCGACGTCACCGTCCACGACGAGGCGATGAAGAAGCTGGCCGAGATCAAGAAGAACAACCCCAAGGTGGACTTCAAGATCCTCTTCACGCGCACCGAATATACCAAGGAGCAATATCGCAGCTCGATGGCCGCGATGATCGAGGGCGCGGTGCTCGCGGTCGTCGTCGTCTTCCTGTTCCTGCGCGACTGGCGCGCGACCTTGATCTCGGCGCTCGCGATCCCGCTATCGGCGATCCCGACCTTCTGGTTCATGGAGCTGATGGGCTTCTCGCTCAACGGACTGTCGCTGCTGGCGCTCAGCCTCGTGGCCGGCGTGCTCGTCGACGATGCGATCGTCGAGATCGAGAATATCGTCAGACATATGCGAATGGGCAAGACCGCCTATCAGGCGTCGATCGACGCCGCCGACGAGATCGGGCTCGCGGTCGTCGCGACGACGATGTCGATCGTCGCGGTGTTCCTACCCGTCGCGCTGATGCCCGGCGTGTCGGGGCAATTCTTCATCCAGTTCGGCATGACCGTCGTCTTCGCAGTGCTCGTCAGCCTGGCCGTCGCGCGCATGATCACGCCGATGATCGCGGCCTATTTCCTGTCGGCGCAGGGCGAGCAGGACCATGCCTCGGGGCCGTGGGTCGACCGCTACGAAAATATCCTGCGCTGGACGCTCGACGACAGCAAGCACAAGGCGAAACGCGCGGGTTACGCCCCCGTACCCACGCGGCTGGGCTTCCTGTGGGCGCCGCTCGCCGCGGCAGCGGTCGTGCTGGTTGCCATGGTGGCGCAATATTACCAGCCGGTGCCGGTCGGACAGGATGGGCCCAATCCGGCGATTCACTTCCTGCTCGCGACGCCGTTCAGCATGATTGCCGTGTTCCTGCTCGTCAGCCTGCTGTGCATCCTGTTCGGCGCGATCGCTTATGCGATGGGGGCGCGCGGGTTCGATTTCACGAACTGGGCGAAATTCATGGCCCAGCGCTTCTGGGCGCGTCTGCACGACCATCGCGTGTGGATCGTCGGCATCGGTGTGGCCGCCTTCCTGTCGAGCATCGTCCTCTTCTACTTCCTGCCGAAGCAGTTCCAGCCGACGACCAACAGCGATTACAGCCAGATCAGCTACGAATTGCCGCCGGGATCGACGCTCGCGCAGAGCGAGGTGATCGCCAACCAGATCAATACGATTCTCGCGGCGAACACCGTCGTCGACAACGCCTTCTTCGACGTCAATGTCGGCGGTGGCAGCGTCTATATCACGCTCAAGAAGGAGCGCCCCACGACCAGTGTCGAATGGGAACGCGGCTTGCAGCCCAAGATGGCGGCGATCCCCGACGCGCGCGTCTCGTTCCAGAGCCAGTCGGGCGGCTTCTCGGGCCGTGACATCACCTTCATCATCGGCGGCGACGATCCCGTTGCGCTCGAGAACCACGCGCGCCGGATCGTCCGCGAGATGAGCGCGCTCAAGGAATTGCGCGCGGTACGGATCGAGGGCGACATTCCGCGGCCCGAGATCATCGTCAATCCGCGCATGGACCTCGCCGCCGAACTCGGCGTGACGACCGCGGCGCTCAGCCAGACGATCCGCATCGCGACGCTGGGAGACATCGACCAGAATGCGGCGAAATTCTCGCTGTCCGACCGCCAGATCCCGATCCGCGTGCTATTGTCCGAAGACTCGCGCCGCAGCCTCGCGACGATCGAGAACCTGCCGGTTCCGACCGCCCGCGGCGGTACCGTGCCGTTGAAATCGGTGGCCGAGATCGGCTTCGGTGCCGGTCCGACCGAGCTCCGCCGCTACAACCAGACGCGGCGTATCGTGATCGGCGCCGATCTGGCACCAGGGCTGGTGACCGGCAACGCGCAGACCAAAATCGACAAATTGCCGTCGATCGCGAACATGCCGCAGGGCATTCGCAAGGTGATCCAGGGCGACGCCAAGTGGCAGGCGGAGATGATGCAGAACTTCCTCGTCGCCGTGGTCGCGGGGCTGCTCCTCGTCTTCGCGACGCTGGTGCTGCTCTATCGCCGCTTCCTGTCGCCGCTGGTCAACATGTCGTCGCTGCTGCTCGCGCCGCTCGGCGGGCTGCTCGGGCTCGCAGTCACCGGCATGGAAATCTCGATGCCGGTGTTCATTGGCCTCTTGATGCTGCTCGGCATTGTCGCGAAAAACTCGATCCTGCTCGTCGACTTCGCGATCGAAGAGATGGACCATGGCGTTGCAAAGAACGCGGCGTTGATGGACGCGGGGCGCAAGCGTGCGCAGCCGATCGTCATGACCACGGTCGCGATGGTCGCCGGCATGGTGCCCACTGCCATCTCGCTGTCGGGCGACGGCGCGTGGCGCGCGCCGATGGGCGTGGTCGTGATCGGCGGGCTGATCCTGTCGACGCTGCTGACCTTGTTGATCGTGCCCGCGGGCTTCAGCCTGGCCGACAGCATCGAAAAGCGCCTCGGCCGCTTCTTCTCGCGAAACTTGCTGACCTATCGCAAGGGCGACGACGGCAAGCCGCATTTGGAGGCCGAACCGCAGCCGGCGCAATGATGCAGGCGGCGGTTCGGGCGCGGCGACGGTTGCAACCTTCGCCGCGCTTCGCCATTTGACCCGGATGACCGACCGCGCGCTCTCTCAGCCGATTGGTGTCGCCATCCCGGCGAAGCCGTCCAGCATCCGCGTCGTCGCGACGGGCATGCTCGTCGCGATGGCGGCGATCTTCGTCGCGGCGAAATATTATCAGGACGTCCATCCGGCGGTCGGCTTCATCCGTGCCTTTGCGGAGGCGGCGATGGTTGGCGGGCTCGCCGACTGGTTCGCGGTCACCGCCTTGTTCCGCCATCCGATGGGGCTGCCGATCCCGCACACCGCCATCGTCCCGCGCAACAAAAACCGCATCGGCGACACGCTGGCGCGCTTCCTGCTGACCAATTTCCTGCTGCCGCGGCTGATCGCGCGCAAGATGCAGCAGGTCGACATCGCGGGCGCGGTCGGCAAATTCCTGTCGCAGCCTGCGGAGGGCGGAGGACGGCTCAAGCTCGGTGCTTCGCGCGTCATCGCCGACGCGCTCGGTGCGCTCGATCAGCAACGCCTCGGCGGCATGGTCAAATCGGCGATCGCCGATCGCCTGCGCGAACTCGACGTCGCGCCGCTGCTCGGACAGGCGCTGCAGGCGGCGCTCGCCGAGGGGCGGCATCAGCCGCTGCTCGATGCGATGGTAAAATGGGGGTCAAAGACGCTCGACCTCAACGCAAATCTGATCCACCAGATGGTGCACGAGAATTCGAACGCGATCGTGCGGTTAACCGGGCTCGACGAGAGCATCGCGAACCGAATCGTCGCGGGGCTGGGCAAATTGCTCAGCGAAATGGCCGAAGAGCCCGACCATCCGCTGCGTATCCGCGTCGAAGAAGGCCTCGCCAAGATGGCGCTCGACCTGCAGCACGATCCCGAGGTGCAGGCGAAGGTTGCCAAGGTCCGCGACGAACTGCTCGAGAACAAGGCGGTCAAGCGCTGGCTCGACGGGCTTTGGGAACAGGGTCGCGGCGCGCTGCTCAAGGCCGCGCGCAACCCCGACACGATGCTCGCGGGGCGGATCGGCGAACTGGTCACGCAGTTCGGCACGATGCTGGGCGAGGATCCGCATATCAAGCGCACGCTCAACCGCTATGCGCGGCGCGCGGTGGTCGGCGCGGTCGACAGCTATGGCGAGACCGCGCTCAAGCTGGTGTCCGATACCATTCGCGGCTGGGACGCGAAGACGATCACCGACCGGCTGGAGAGTGCGGTGGGAGACGATCTGCAATATATCCGGATCAATGGGACGCTGGTCGGCGGGCTGGTGGGGGTGCTGATCCACACGGTGGACGTGCTTCTCTAAAGGCAGGCCGCCAGCCCCTCGCGAAAGTTCGGATAGCGCGGCTTCCAGCCGAGCAGGCGTTTCGCCCGGCCATTCGCGACGCGGCGGTTCTCGGCATAGAAGGCGCGTGCAGCTGGCGACAGCCCGGCTTCATCGAGTGTCTGGAGCGGCGGCAAGGGCGCGCCGAGCATTGCGCAGCCCCATTCGACCAGCCGGTTCTGGTGACACGGCTCGTCGTCGGCGAGATTATACACCCCCGCTGGTCCGCGGAACGACGCGAGAATACCGCCTGCGATATCGTCGACATGCACGCGGCTGAAGACCTGATCGGGCAGGGCGATGCGATGCGCGCGGCCTTCGTTTATGCGGTCGAGGATCGAGCGGCCTGGGCCGTAAATGCCCGGCAGGCGAAAGACGCGCATATCGCCGCGCAGCGCCTGCCATGCCGCATCGGCGGCGTTGCGGTCGGCGCGGCGGCCTTTGACGGGCGCCGTCTCGTCGATCCACGCGCCGCAGGCATCGCCGTAAACCCCGGTCGAGGAAAGATAGCCGACCCATGCGGCGGGAGCGAGCGCGATGGCGTCGCCATAGGCGGCGAGCACGGGGTCGGCGCCGGCGACCGGCGGCACCGACGAGAGTATATGCGTCGCCGAGCGCAGCGCCGCATGCACCGCCGCGCTATCGCCGAACGCGATCGACCCGCCGCGCCCGTCCCGTGTCGTGCCGGTCACGTCCCAGCCACGCGTGGTCAGTCGCTCCGCCAGATAGCCCGCGGCATAGCCCAGCCCGAAAATCAGCATATGTCCCATGCCGCGCCTTATTGCGCAGCCCGCGGGCCAAGCCTAGACCCGCCTTTATGACCGATGCCTCCTCGACGCCCGCCATCCCCGTCACCATCCACCGCGGCGACTATCGCCCGCCCGAGTGGCAGGTCCCCGACATCGCGCTCGATTTCGCGCTGGGGATCGCGGAGACCAAGGTTTCGGCCAGCCTGTCGGTCGAGCGCCACGCCGATACAGCGGTACCGCTCGTCCTGCGCGGCGACGGGCTGACCGCAGCGGAAGTGCGCGTAGATGGCGCGGTGTGGAACGACTGGCGGATGGACGGCCCCGACCTGGTGATCGACCTTGGCGACCGCAGCGCCGCAGCGGTCGAGGTCGACACCGTGATCGACCCGAGCGCCAACACCCAGCTGATGGGGCTTTATGCGTCGAATGGCATGCTCTGCACGCAGTGCGAGGCCGAGGGCTTTCGCCGCATCACCTTCCACCCCGACCGTCCCGATGTGCTGAGCCGCTACAAGGTGCGCATGGCGGGCGACAAGGCGAAGTTCCCGATCCTGCTGTCGAACGGCAATTGCATCGAGCAGGGCGAGGGTGCCGACGGCACGCATTGGGCGCTGTGGGAAGATCCCTGGCCGAAGCCGAGCTACCTGTTCGCGCTCGTCGCGGGCGACCTGGTGGTCAATCGCGACAGCTTCACCACCATGAGCGGGCGCAAGGTTGAACTCGGGATCTGGGTACGCAAGGGCGATGTGGAACGCACTGGCCACGCGATGCAGGCGCTGAAGGACAGCATGGCGTGGGACGAGCGCGTCTATGGCCGCGAGTATGACCTCGACCTGTTCAACATCGTTGCGGTCAGCGATTTCAACATGGGGGCGATGGAGAACAAGGGGCTCAACGTCTTCAACACCCGCTACATCCTCGCCGACCCCGACACCGCGACCGACCTCGATTACGACGGGGTGCAGGGCGTCGTCGCGCATGAATATTTCCACAATTGGTCGGGCAATCGCGTAACCTGCCGCGACTGGTTCCAGCTGAGCCTCAAAGAGGGCTTCACCGTCTTTCGCGACCAGAGCTTTTCGGCCGACATGGGATCGCCCCCGGTCAAGCGCATCGAGGATGTCCGCCTGCTCCGAGCCGCGCAATTCCCCGAGGATGCGGGGCCGCTCGCGCACCCGATCCGGCCCGACTCCTATCAGGAGATCAGCAACTTCTACACCGCGACGGTCTATAACAAGGGCGCCGAGATCATCCGGATGATGGCGACCTTGCTGGGCGCCGAGCGCTTCCGCGCGGGCACCGACCTTTATTTCGACCGCCACGACGGCGAGGCCGCGACCTGCGAGGATTTCGTCCGCGCGATGGAGGAGGGCGGCGATATCGACCTCGGCCAGTTCCGCCGCTGGTACGAACAGGCGGGGACGCCGCGGCTGACGCTGGCGCTCATCGAAGAGGGCGGCGACTGGTTGCTCGACATCGCCCAGACGGTGCCGCCGACCCCGGGCCAGCCCGACAAGCGCCCGATGATGCTGCCGCTGCGCCTCGCGGCCTTTGCGATGGATGGCAGCGGGACGGCGATGCCCGACACGCTGGTGACGCTGACCGGTGACAGCCAGCGCGTGGCGCTCGGCCGTTTCGCGGCGCGCCCGGCGCTGTCGGTCAACCGCGGCTTTTCGGCGCCGGTAATCGTCGATTATGTCCGCGCACCTGGCGAACTCGCCTGGCTTGCCGCGCACGACGACGATCCTTTCGCGCGCTACGAGGCGCTGCAGCAGCTGATGCTCGATACGTTGGTGGCCGCGGTGTCGGGCGAGACGGCCGACCATGCGGCGGTGATCGATGCGGTCGCGGGCACGCTCGCGGGACGCGTCGACGACCCGGCCTTCGTGGCCGAGGCGGTGCTGCTGCCGAGCGAGGCGTTCATCGGCGACCAGATGGTAATCGTCGACCCCGACGCGATCCGCCGCGAACGGCTGGCGCTGCAGGCGGCGATCGGCCGCGCGCTCGAGGGCGAATGGCGCGATATCCTCGCGGGCGCGTGCCCGCCCGCGACCGACCTGACGCCCAAGGCCAAGGGCGGCCGCCGCCTGCGCGGCGTCGCCATCGCCTATCTCGCCGCGACGGGCATCGCCGACGTGCCGGCGCTGGTGTTCGGCATCTTCTCGAACGCCGACGGCATGACCGAACGTCAGGCGGCGCTCGCGACGCTGGCGCATGGCGACAGCGCCGAGCGCGTCCACGCGCTCGACATCTTCTACCAGCGTTATCGCGACAATCCGCTGGTGCTCGACAAATGGTTCCAGGTGCAGGCCTGGTCGCTGCGCCCCGACACGGTCGATGCGGTCAAGGAGCTGGCAGGGCACCCCGACTTCACGCTGGCGAACCCCAACCGCGTGCGCTCGCTGTACGGCGCGCTCACGGGCAACCAGGCGGCGTTTCATCAGGCCGACGGCGCGGGCTATCGTTTGATCGCCGATCTGGTCATCGCGCTCGACCCCAAGAACCCGCAGACCGCGGCGCGCATGATCCCGCCGCTGGGGCGCTGGAAACGCTTCGACGAGGCGAGGGCGGCGATGATGAAGGCCGAACTCGAGCGGATATTGGCGCAGCCCGGGCTGTCGCGGGATACGACCGAGCAGGCGTCGAAGAGCTTGTTGGGGTAGCGCCGGATCCTAGCGACCGATGGTGTCGGCCTTGAGTTCGCCGGGTCCCAGATCGATGGCGATCGCGGCGCGCGTGCCGGGCGCCGAGGCCGGTCCATTGCCGGGGGCATAGACCACTGCGGCCTTGTGCGTACGGGCCAGCGCGTCGATCAGGCGGGTGCCGAGGCCGGTGCCGCGCGCGGTGCCGTCGGAGGGCATGCCGGCGCCATCGTCCTCGACCGCCAGTTCGATCGAAGAGGGTCCCGTCTGGCGCAGCGAGACGCGAATTTCGCCGTCGCCGCCGTCGGCATAGGCATATTTGCAGGCGTTGCTGACCCACTCGTTGGCGATCATACCGAGCGCAACGGCCTTGTCGGTGGCGATGCGGACGGGTTCGACGGCGGTCGTCACGCGCCGGATGCCGATGCCGTTCGACCAGCTTTCGGAAAGATCGCGGGCGAGGCCGGCGAGATAGTCGTCCATCGCGACATGTTCGACGTCGTCGGTCGTGTACAGGCGGCGATTGACCTGCGCGACGGTGGCGATCCGCTGCTGGGTCTGCTGCAGCGCCTCGCGCGCGCCGGGGTCGGCCAATGTCTTCGACTGCAACGCGATGAAGGACATGATCATCTGCAGATTATTGGCGACGCGGTGGTTCACTTCCTTCAGCAACGCTTCGAGCCGGGCGTTGCTGACGCGCAGTTCGGCCTCGGCGGTCTCGCGCGCGCGGCGGAGCTGGTCGCGTTCGAGCACTTGGTCGAAGGTCGAGGCGAGCAGGTCGAAGAAATCGCCGCCGACCGATTTCACGACATAATCGTCGGCCCCCGATTTGAGCGCGGCGACCGCGATGCGGCTCTCCTCCGACCCCGTGACATAGACGATTGGCGGGCATTCGCGGAGCGCCCGCAGGGCTTCGAGCGTCGCGAGCCCGTCCTGTCCGGGCATATAATGATCGACCGCGATCAGGTCGAACGCGGTGACCTTGGCCATGTCGACGCCTTCGGCGCCGCTCGCCGCGACGCTGACGTCATAGCCTTTGCGCACGAGCGAACGCTCGGCAAGCCGGCGCATGCCATCGTCGTCGTCGATATAGAGTATGTGGGTCAGGGGAAGTCTCAGGCGGGATCGGGGTCGGGCACCTGAATCACCGACAGGAACAGCCCGAGTTGGCGGATCGCGTCGGCAAAGCTTTCATAGTTCACCGGCTTGGTGATGTAGACGTTGCAGCCGAGGTCGTAGCAGCGCTGAATCTCGATCTTGTCGTCGGTGGTTGTCAGCACGACCACAGGGGTCCGCCGCAACGGGCTGTCGTCGGCTTTGAGCTTGGCCAATATGTCGGTGCCGCTCATGTCGGGCAGGTTGAGGTCGAGCAACACGAGCGCCGGGCCGTTGCGCACCGGGCCGTCGGAGTCCTCGTAGAGGAATTCCAGCGCCGACGTGCCGTCGAGGAAATGGTGAATCTTGTTCGAGATACCGGCGCGGCGGATATTCTTTTCGATGAGGCGCGCGTGGCCCTCATCATCTTCGATCATCACGATATTGACGGATTGTTGGTCAGGCATCCTCTGCTCCGCTTTGCCATTCGATCGGCAAAATCAGCCGGAAGGTGGACCCCACACCCAATTCGGACTCGATTTCGATATTGCCGCCCAGCCGATAGGCAAGCGCGCGCGCATGCGCAAGCCCGATCCCCTCTCCCTGCTGGTCCTGCACCCCCGAGCGGCGGAAGAGGTCAAACACGCGGTCGTGATCGCGCGCCTCGATACCGCGGCCGTTGTCGGTTACCGCGATCCACGCTCGGCCGAGATCGGAGCCGCCCGAAATGTCGATGACGCCGGGCCGCCCGGGCTGCAGATATTTGAGCGCATTTTCGATAAGATTCGAGAGGATCTGCTCCACCGCGACGCGGTCGTTGACGATCGTCGGCAGGGTGCCGACGGTGACCGTCGTGCCGCTTTCGTCGATACGATGTTGCAGGCTGTCGACGATGCCGCGCACTACCGAAACGAGGTCGAGCCTTTCGGGGGCGAGCGTCCGCCGGCCCTGCCGCGAGAGATTGAGGATAGCGTTGATCAGACGGTCCATCTTCTGCGTCGAGGAGCGGATGAAGCCGATCGATTCGGGCAGATCTTCCTCGATCGCGAGACGCGTTGCGGGGTCGGGTGCCGACCATCCGTCGGCATCGCCCTTTGCGAGATAAGCGGCAATGGCCTTGCGCGCCGTCTCGAGTTCGGCGGTGAAGCCCATGACATTGACCAAGGGCGAGCGCAGATCGTGGCTGACGATATAGGCGAAGCGCTGAATCTCGGCATTGGCGCGCTTGAGTTCGGCGGTACGGGCATCGACCGCTTCTTCGAGATTTTCGTTGAGGCGGCGAAGTTCGGCCCGCGACGTGCGCAGGTCCACGAGATTTCG
This window contains:
- a CDS encoding sensor histidine kinase, which produces MQSAKLSSLGSDTRTNRIIILLLSAGFAALLFAAGVAFYVQRQNEEDARMVAHSLAVEANLGAYASAAERMETARRGLILTQNASFARIMDEAERNTRTQLRNLAKLIRDNPEQIARTETLRGHLDTYSEHYRATLGLRGSGRERLLADFANDRGVLEIRASRRVVEAMLVEEVRLLREREARQLRTQRLFTWTLVATGLLLLAVAAATLVLVRRNLVDLRTSRAELRRLNENLEEAVDARTAELKRANAEIQRFAYIVSHDLRSPLVNVMGFTAELETARKAIAAYLAKGDADGWSAPDPATRLAIEEDLPESIGFIRSSTQKMDRLINAILNLSRQGRRTLAPERLDLVSVVRGIVDSLQHRIDESGTTVTVGTLPTIVNDRVAVEQILSNLIENALKYLQPGRPGVIDISGGSDLGRAWIAVTDNGRGIEARDHDRVFDLFRRSGVQDQQGEGIGLAHARALAYRLGGNIEIESELGVGSTFRLILPIEWQSGAEDA